Proteins from a genomic interval of Pseudobdellovibrionaceae bacterium:
- a CDS encoding enoyl-CoA hydratase/isomerase family protein: MSNMNDAIKIVRHPKNADIAIVEFDLPGEKVNKFSTPVMMRLKDVVAELKKSSYKAVIFKSNKPKIFIAGADIDEIKVMKTAEEFERAVAGGQQVFNEVEDLPMITIAAVNGACAGGGCEFIMACDYRIASDDASTRIGLPETKLGIIPGFGGCVRMPRLIGLQSALDIILNGKLERAAKALKIGLVDAVVHPSILLDQATQMAQEKMGQKRRKTFKPKGAMAGLLEGPLKFVVFKKAREGVMKFTHGHYPAPLKAIEVIQKTYGMSDRERALEIERKAFIECGITDISKNLIHVFDLMESVKKQSGVAGTTVKAKDVTHLGVLGAGTMGGGIAYVAADKGVYVRMKDVNWDAINRGLKHASDLWGKLQKKKAINAYEKQHRMDRVSGTLDFSGFRHMELVVEAIVEDMEIKKKVIAETAKNMKDDAIIATNTSSLSVTEMAAGHPRPEYFAGMHFFNPVDKMPLVEVIRGEKTSDETIATVYELSKKMGKLPVVVKDGPGFLVNRLLLPYMAEAAWLLQEGMSIETVDKAYVKEFGMPMGPFALMDEVGLDVCIKVLKIFKKAFGSRIEIAPIMEKLEKSERKGKKNKKGFYTYDERDKRQGVDTSVYSELGLSSPTDPLSTKECIERGVFAMVNECSRALIEDKIVETPGEVDLAMITGTGFPPFRGGLLKYADSVGVTYIADQLEMYGAKHARLKPAPPLLQMAKSGGKFYK; the protein is encoded by the coding sequence ATGAGCAACATGAACGACGCGATCAAGATCGTCCGTCACCCGAAAAATGCCGATATCGCCATTGTTGAGTTCGATCTCCCCGGCGAGAAGGTGAACAAGTTCTCGACGCCCGTGATGATGCGCCTGAAGGACGTCGTCGCCGAGTTGAAGAAAAGTTCCTACAAAGCGGTCATCTTCAAATCCAATAAGCCCAAGATCTTCATCGCGGGCGCGGACATCGACGAAATCAAAGTCATGAAGACCGCGGAAGAGTTCGAGCGCGCGGTGGCCGGCGGCCAGCAGGTGTTCAACGAAGTCGAAGATCTGCCGATGATCACCATCGCGGCGGTGAATGGCGCCTGCGCGGGCGGGGGCTGTGAGTTCATCATGGCCTGCGACTACCGGATCGCTTCGGACGACGCGTCCACGCGGATCGGTCTTCCCGAAACCAAACTCGGCATCATCCCCGGCTTCGGCGGCTGCGTGCGCATGCCCCGGCTCATCGGCCTGCAGTCGGCCCTCGACATCATCCTGAACGGCAAACTCGAGCGCGCGGCCAAGGCGCTGAAAATCGGTTTGGTGGACGCGGTCGTGCACCCGTCGATCCTGCTCGATCAGGCGACGCAAATGGCGCAAGAAAAAATGGGCCAAAAACGCCGCAAGACCTTCAAGCCGAAGGGCGCCATGGCGGGACTTCTGGAAGGTCCGCTGAAGTTCGTCGTCTTCAAAAAAGCGCGGGAAGGCGTGATGAAGTTCACCCACGGTCACTACCCGGCGCCGCTGAAGGCGATCGAGGTGATCCAGAAGACCTACGGCATGTCGGACCGCGAGCGCGCGCTCGAGATCGAACGCAAGGCCTTCATCGAGTGCGGCATCACCGACATCTCGAAAAACCTGATCCACGTCTTCGACCTGATGGAGTCCGTGAAAAAGCAATCGGGCGTCGCGGGGACCACGGTGAAAGCGAAGGACGTCACCCATTTGGGCGTTCTGGGCGCGGGCACCATGGGCGGCGGGATTGCCTACGTCGCGGCCGACAAGGGCGTCTACGTGCGCATGAAGGACGTCAACTGGGACGCGATCAATCGCGGACTCAAACACGCGTCGGATCTGTGGGGCAAGCTGCAGAAGAAAAAGGCGATCAACGCCTACGAAAAGCAGCACCGCATGGACCGTGTTTCGGGCACGCTGGATTTCAGCGGCTTCCGTCACATGGAGCTGGTGGTTGAGGCCATCGTCGAGGACATGGAGATCAAAAAGAAAGTCATCGCCGAAACCGCGAAGAATATGAAAGACGACGCGATCATCGCGACGAATACGTCTTCGCTCAGCGTGACCGAAATGGCGGCGGGGCATCCGCGCCCCGAATACTTCGCCGGCATGCACTTCTTCAACCCCGTCGACAAGATGCCGCTCGTGGAAGTCATCCGCGGCGAGAAGACCTCGGACGAGACCATCGCGACCGTCTACGAACTGTCGAAGAAAATGGGCAAACTTCCGGTCGTCGTGAAGGATGGCCCCGGATTTTTGGTGAACCGTCTGCTGCTTCCCTATATGGCCGAAGCCGCGTGGCTTCTGCAGGAAGGCATGTCCATCGAGACGGTGGATAAGGCCTATGTGAAAGAGTTCGGTATGCCCATGGGGCCTTTCGCGCTGATGGACGAGGTCGGCCTCGACGTCTGCATCAAGGTGCTGAAGATCTTCAAGAAGGCTTTCGGTTCGCGCATCGAGATCGCGCCCATCATGGAGAAACTCGAAAAATCCGAGCGCAAAGGAAAGAAGAACAAAAAAGGCTTCTACACCTACGATGAACGCGACAAGCGCCAGGGTGTCGACACTTCGGTTTATTCCGAGCTCGGTCTGTCGTCGCCGACGGATCCGCTTTCGACCAAAGAGTGCATCGAGCGCGGGGTCTTCGCCATGGTGAACGAGTGCTCGCGCGCGTTGATCGAGGACAAAATCGTCGAGACTCCCGGCGAGGTGGACTTGGCGATGATCACGGGCACAGGCTTCCCGCCGTTCCGTGGCGGTCTTTTGAAGTACGCGGACAGCGTGGGCGTGACTTATATCGCCGATCAGCTTGAAATGTACGGCGCGAAACACGCGCGCTTGAAGCCCGCGCCTCCGCTTCT